The DNA region aatgtcaaatctgtgtcttagataattttcacatcaattatcttatttatatgctggagtcgatccaaataaaaaaatgagaaatgagcgTGCGCAcaagtaaaaatatgttttaataaaaaaacgatTGCCATCTTATTTacagcttatttaagacctaattttttttaagacctAAAAATTCCGTTCCtactgagcatgagcatgagcagcatgagcatggttgactgccaatgagctgctactccgttattgacagatcagctgaagttaaacaatgaataaaaaatgatcagtgggagccaaccatccgttcactgtttaacccctgaagaccccgactttattagtcaataccggcgccctcccaagaagcctgcagttcaacaaaagggaggaatgttagtccgatagttgaagttgcagactcatcaagcacatagtttttcgctatatacttgttgataccgcttgagaccgttgaatccacagcatctccttcaagcatcacgtgattatttttttttgggttagtaggataaggtattggcttttcgatgcctcccgagctacgatgctatggggaggactttcataacaaacccgtcggcgagccttccgagcaacgatgctatgggaaggtctttctaattagcacaccaaaacactcgcgcacaggtatttaaatactgaataaatgtaatttttcatcacgattacccagacgacattgatgatataggaaggacttttttacagtcatttacagtaacacttaaacttattttaatgcaacatttcacacgacgtcgtgccttccgatcaacgatgatgtaggaaggacttgagcaagccaatcaggatgaaaaacgaaataaaattcttttcttttcacacacaatgccacataatgccacataattgaccgcgcgtcaccacccaacaaattgaactgattttcttctgcttgtgggcaagccaaccaggatgaaacacgaaataaaattctcttcttttcacacacaatgccacataattgaccgcgcgtcaccacccaacaaattgaactgattttttttctgcttgtgggcaagccaaccaggatgaaacacgaaataaaattctcttcttttcacacacaatgccacataattgaccgcgcgtcaccacccaacaaattgaactgattttcttctgcttgtgggcaagccaaccaggatgaaacacgaaataaaattctcttcttttcacacacaatgccacataattgaccgcgcgtcaccacccaacaaattgaactgattttcttctgcttgtgggcaagccaaccaggatgaaacacgaaataaaattcttttcttttcacacacaatgccacataattgaccgcgcgtcaccacccaacaaattgaactgattttcttctgcttgtgggcaagccaaccaggatgaaacacgaaataaaattcttttcttttcacacacaatgccacataattgaccgcgcgtcaccacccaacaaattgaactgattttcttctgcttgtgggcaagccaaccaggatgaaacacgaaataaaattcttttcttttcacacacaatgccacataattgaccgcgcgtcaccacccaacaaattgaactgattttcttctgcttgtgggcaagccaaccaggatgaaacacgaaataaaattcttttcttttcacacacaatgccacataattgaccgcgcgtcaccacccaacaaattgaactcctAAAAATTCCGTTCCtactgaactcaaaaaatcgtatgaaaagttggatattgaactcagaaaatcatgatttttggtaagggtgtatagAATATTAAGTGACTGGGAAAATGTTTCTTCGCAAGTACTgcgtatgagcaattctctacgaaatcggtcttttttcttcaattttaatttttgtattttttaatccggctgaaacttttttggtgccttcggtatgcccaaagaagccattttgcatcattagtttgtccatataattttccatacaaattcggcagctgtccatacaaaaatgatgtatgaaaattcaaaaatctgtatcttttgaaggaattttttgatcgatttggtgtcttcggcaaagttgtaggtatggatacggactacactggaaaaaaaatacacggtaaaaaaatttggtgattttttatttaacttttatcactaaaacttgatttacaaaaaacactatttttaattttttattttttgatatgttttagaaggcataaaatgccaacttttcagaaatttccaggttgtgcaaaaatcactgaccgagttatgaattttaatcaatactgatttttcaaaaatcgaaattttggtcgtaaaatttttcaacttcatttttcgatgtaaaatcaaatttgcaatcaaaaagtactttactaaaattttgataaagtgcaccgttttcaagttatagccatatttaagtgacttttttgaaaatagtcgcagtttttcatttttttaaattagtgcacatgtttgcccagttttgaaaaaaatatttttgaaaagctgagaaaattctctatattttgcttattcggactatgttgatacgacctttagttgctgagatattgcaatgcaaaggtttaaaaacaggaaaattgatgttttctaagtttcacccaaacaacccaccattttctatcgtcaatatctcagcaactaatggtccgattttcaatgttaatatatgaaacaattgtgaaattttccgatcttttcgaaaaaatattttggaattttcaaatcaagacaaacattttaaaagggcgtaatattgaatgtttggcctttgtgaaatgttagtcttgatttgaaaattccaaaatattttttcgaagagatcggaaaatttcacaaatgtttcatatattaacattgaaaatcggaccattagttgctgagatattgacgatagaaaatggtgggttgtttgggtgaaacttagaaaacatcaattttcctgtttttaaacctttgcattgcaatatctcagcaactaaaggtcgtatcaacaaagtccaaataagcaaaatatagagaattttctcagcttttcaaaaatattttttcaaaactgggcaaacatgtgcactaatttaaaaatgaaaactgcgactattttcaaaaagtcacttaaatatggctataacttgaaaacggtgcactttatcaaaatttcagtaaagtactttttgattgcaaatttgattttacatcgaaaatgaagttgaaaaatttttacgaccaaaatttcgatttttgaaaaatcagtattgattaaaaattcataactcggtcagtgatttttgcacaacctgaaatttctgaaaagttggcattttatgccttctaaaacatatcaaaaaataaaaaaaattaaaaatagtgtttttttgtaaatcaagttttagtgataaaaagttaaataaaaaaatcaccaaattttttttaccgtgtattatttttttccagtgtagtccgtattagagaccctaaatagggagactggtctaagctggctaaatcgatctggcaacgtatgttttgagcttggcaacactgataagttttgctgggcgtaaaggcaaatgcttgtttggatacgtcaaactcgtgtctgtttgggtacgtcaaattcacttcgaccagtctccctatttaggatctctagtccgtatccatacctacaactttgccgaagacaccaaatcgatcaaaaaattccttcaaaagatacagatttttgaattttcatacatcatttttgtatggacagctgccgaatttgtatggaaaattatatggacaaactaatgatgcaaaatggcttctttgggcataccgaaggcaccaaaaaagtttcagtcggattaaaaaatacaaaaaaaaatcgaatgaccgaaatcctagagaactgctcgtaTACAACAACACAGACATTAAAATTTATGATACAGATCTTTTGGCCCACATCATGGCATCACTGTTTTAGTACGCTCGCAAATCTAGTACCTCATTTCCGAATGTCACTTACAATCTGTCAAAATAGTTTGTTTACGTCTAGCAATCTTTCGTCACAATTTCacaacacaaaatttaaaatggtaTTTCAGAATTATTTCactcttaaaaatcaaattaactcaTGAATACTCCCTCCCCACACACCAGTCATCATCCATCATTCTAGCCGGGTTAGGGCTGGCCGCGCTCGGCTACGGCGGCCGGGCGCTGATGCGACAGATGCCGAACGCCGCCAGCAAGATGCAGGAAGCGCTTCAAAATCTGCCCAAGTTCGACGCCGAATCGATGGCCAACTCCAAGTACTACCGGGGCGGGTTCGACGCCAAAATGAACAAACGGGAAGCGTCGTTGATTCTGGGCATCAGTCCGTCGGCGTCGAAAATTAAGGTAAACATTAGGTACCTGATGGTGCGCATAGATTACGTAACGTAGGCTTGGCGGTTTTATAGAATGCTTACAGAAGAACACCGCTGACTTGATAGTGAGTGCCTTATTGTGTAGTGTCTAAATGCCAGGGTTCTTCTGTACTTGTTATTTCGtgttattttatttagtttttttttattgctcagCGTCTTGAATTTGTTTcaacaaattaaacttttttttttattttcagataaaGGACGCCCATAAGAAAATTATGTTGCTCAACCATCCGGACAGAGGTGGCTCACCGTACCTAGCGGCAAAAATTAACGAGGCGAAAGATTTCATGGACAATGCGAAATAGTTTTCAAGCTAGAATAAGATGTTGtgtaaatattctcaaaaaatttGTCATAGGATAATATAGATGCATTGATTGCAGCTCTTAATCTTGGTGTTTGTAACTACGGGAACAGCATGCCATTCTATCAAGCACCTAATATTGGCATATCAGTGCATTGTCGTTCTATTACTGCTTTTGAAATGCGATCTTGCTGAAATCTTGCTATAACAGTTCAGTAGGAGGTGAGCAATCATGTTTCAATAAAAGATTAACCAAATAGGTTGAGAATCAGCTATCTGGACGTAAATAGGAACGCCGGAaaataacctgccaaacataacgtgataattatttatttattggaattttagtggtcctaaaattaagcttagattgctgatacagtagttgttcggtaactgggcgttgtttaactgggctgctttttaactgggcgctcgataactgggccgtaacccagttaaaaagcagacaaacgtcaaaaaaccaaaacaaaccaaaatgaccgaggggttaatggatgcaaaagtcatattcaataaataaaaaaacttttttcaaacttttgtttaattttaagttacaattgaagaaaaatgaaaagtaagcattgtaaataaatttgatttacttttatttttatatttcatctggaaaatattatgcatcggtggtcacctcgttattttttgttcagcccagttaacgagcaacattcggtgaatgggctacgttctcagcccagttaccgaacaactactgtattattgtttacagcgataaagcttatttttctgagtacaatgaccctttgtacgaccacaaagagtttaaaatggatttttaaatcaattttgaaaaattaacctcgcgatccttcttgacagaaaagctcctacttgacagctcgttccaaggggactatAGTTGATCCAccggaaaaatgttgtcttgtcaaaaaaaaattgcattaaaatgaaaaaaagtgatcagaaattgtttttaatcgtgtttttttaccgttataCGTAAAAATTgatatagggctttagtacccaatttgggtacaacggtaaaaaaacacgattaaaaacaatttctgatcactttttttcattttaatgcaattttttttgacaagacaacatttttccggTGGATCAACTatagtccccttggaacgagctgtcaagtaaaagcttttctgtcaagaacaggcccgtgatactgacgtagcttgctgaagccgccaccaaatgtttggtggcgctgtttcgggaataacatttcagaggggcacaaatcaaaatataataagtctcccgcatagtcaacaaccatacagtcaccatttgtcgaatgatttttcctaaatgatcttgataatacaccaaatagggtgcaaccgtacattttccattccccaaacaatcctacaatttattaaataggtcgttaggtaatgttacaatacatttttacaagggatttttttcgtggatcatagtcataccctaccccaaactgttcaattcttattttatgtgaaccgtaccacaaattaataaaatatgattttaaatggtgaactgctttaccgacacttaccgacaccatttgaaaagggaggagccaaaaaataaactttacaaatgttctgggaactatggatttaacgggaatggtaagtatatgattattaatggtgagcgtttttttttgtaatgtccgggatttgttaccgtttgatgatgatgtctcctgttgattcttccgtggtgctgccgccttatctaattgagctatctcagttacattacgtttggcggtttaaaatgcattttattatgaaatgtggcctcaaaatttatcataaatatatcgtaacatgtatggtagaaccatacaaataaattatagaccaatcacatggcgaacagttatcgttctgataatggtcaatcaattgattaaattatttggacttataaaaattatcacgaaaataaattagctttacatacaaactatatggcaaacaggtatatcgttccatgaattgttgaacaatggtttgaattgttgggacttaggaaaattttcgctgaattcaggtatatcgttccatgaattgttgaacaatggtttgaattgttgggacttaggaaaattttcgctgaattcaggtatatcgttccatgaattgttgaacaatggtttgaattgttgggacataggaaaattttcgctgaattcaggtatatcgttccatgaattgttaaagtattatttgaattattcggacttaggattttttttttgctgtagttcaattggctcaatcatacaatacctgtttcaaataatcctaagcgtttggcgaacagttatatcgttccatgaattgttgtacaattgggtactaaagccctacacagctaaaaaagtagtaatccagctgcgtgtaaaaggcctgggtgtaaaataaatattgcattattttatgcaattttacgtgattttacaccctgaaacatatagcccatcagtatgggaaacctacttgactgaaatgtcaagctcataaatgcgtttatccttacagctctttaccggtctgatggccgagtgggctaaggcgccagtccttactgttggtgctgggtttgaatcccgtcggttgcaactttttttgtgtttgcaaaaattgtacatgcattgtgtaatattaagtgtttattttgacgaaggtgatgtgcatgctttgatatgcgattttaccatcggattttttgctgtgtatgtcaatttctatgtacaacggtataaaacacgattaaaaaccatttctgatcactttttttcattttaatgcaaatttttttttgacaagacaacattttttcgatggatcaactatggtccccttggaacgagctgtcaagtaggagcttttctgtcaagaaggaccgcgaggttaatttttcaaaattgatttaaaaatccattttaaactctttgtggtcgtacaaagggtcattgtactcagaaaaataagctttatcgctgtaaacaataatatcagcaatctaagcttcattttaggacccaattgtttggattattgggacttaagagtttttcgctgagcttcaagttggaaatactacgtcggctatggtacccttatgttttaacaatagctgttccgaaaaatccttaccatatggcgaaaagttatatttctccatgaattgttgaacaattgtttgaatcatcgggacttaagaaaattttcgctaaaattaatttttggctcaatcatacaaaaactgtttgaaataataccaaacatatgaggaataattatatcgtaccattaattgttgtgcaattgtttcaattattaggacttaggaaatttaggaaattttccgcttaggtttctttgactgaatcataccgagtatcataacttttatcataccggctacagtactattatgttctaacaatagctgtttcgaaccatcctaatcgtatgacgaatagataccgttcattaaattgtaggaaaaaaaatcaaccattcgaatatgtcaagataagtgtaacaattcgggaaatagtaccattttaattttgttatatggtcgtgacattatatcaacaatatcacaaatggtaaccataccagaaataattttcttatgatttcgacagtttcacctttggtatttgattatgcgggcttatttaattttttggaaaataatcctgTAGCTGCTCATATTGattcttttcattaaaataaaccataaatGCCGAAAACAACAATATATGTTTAGCATCAGGTCTCAGGCAAAGCTTCCCAGCAGGTGTTTATTTCAAATCCTCTGAAATGTCTTCCGCAAATTCTTATTTGGCCAATGAACTTACAGATCATCATAATGTTAATTTAAATCTACAATTTGAGGCAGTTGAGCTCAACCATGTTGTTGGGAAACCTTAAAGCGAGTCCACGAACGCATGTTTTTGAgtcaaacaaaccaacttctaTGGTACCCCGtggtttgaatgtgttggtaaattttcgaCAAGAAAGCCAGAACAGCTGTTTTTagacataaaagttcaaatttagaaactaattttgttgttttgtgtctattcctactgaaacaaattaaaaaatattcaaatattgtgcaaaaacattgctaaaatcacttctcaattcaccccatgtgtctcGATTTGCCCCGGATAATGGTacacatttaatttcattttaactaacgaaacaaaaataaagaaaaaaaatattttcgtcctTTCGATTTTGCGCCCTTTTCGTCATGTTACTCCCCATAATTTTGACACTAGACACCAACACTTTGGTACTTTTTAGGCTTCAGTGACATTGTATGCAGATGACAGCCGAAGCATCCCCGTGGTCAAGAAggatcgcgaggttaatttttcaaaattgatttaaaaatccattttaaactctttgtggtcgtacaaagggtcattgtactcagaaaaataagctttatcgctgtaaacaataatatcagcaatctaagcttcattttaggacccaattgggaatattattgttcataacgtgataattatttatttattgcatttttagGGGTTTAAAATTAAGCCTAAATTGGGAATATTTTTGTTCACAACgacaaagcttatttttctgagaacaACGAACCTTTGTACGGCCgcaaaggtttgaaaatttgtttttaattcaattttgaaaattaacttctcgaatcttcttgacagaaaaaaaagtttttttgtgtgttttttttttttgcccaatttCTGTACTCAACTTTTCTTTATCGTAGAGGGctaatatttggcatgagtcaATCTGATTCAtcaaaatcggagcacctcgaacaaaccaaacaaaaatttccaaaaactgcATCCCAATTGCTTTACTgtaaatataacaaattttatACTGAACGTTAAcaaattcgagccaaacatttcattagggcacaaaaccaaaacgtaaacattcggaattattccactattccatttattagtacactccctacatgccctccaagaatcagattgatagcaaacaatttaccattgaaaaaattaaaaacacaaaagggcacataacaattttcactccaaaccaaacaaaaatgttaatatgtgcccttttgtttttcgTAAGTCGCCCTATCATCAGTTAAGAGTGATTCTAGTACTTCCGGTGTACTAGAATTGCTGACAGTTCTGGCGTTACTCACCGTTACGAATGGTGTGACAATTAAATTCAGTGTTTTTCAtcactaaaaaaaatccaaattattcCGTCAACACATTCGCTCGACACGTCGTGCTTCAGATCGTCCGGGGGAGTTTAAAcgcaaaattggttgaaaatcatAACATAAACAGGCTGTGATATTAAAATTAATTGGGTTGTTAAACTATTCAATTAAAATACAAACTAAAGTTGCTTCGACTTTTCAGGTGAGTTTGGAAAAAAGGGTTAAATTTGATCAAACAAAAAATTCGCCGGTTCTCGCTTTTTGGCGGACGTTTAATTTCCAGCGTGGCACTTTTTTATTTCTGGAAAGAACCAAAAGAGGCAGAAGGAGAAGAGAGCCAATAAACAGTTATTCCAGGCTACACCTTTACACTTGGTGGGCTATCTTATCTTATGGACACCGACATTGATTTCGTTCCAGACCAATCGCCAGACGACACCATCATGCGTAAGCTGCGGGGAGGCCAAACACGCGAAACGCGAAAACAGAAGCAGGAACGCCGCGAGGAGAACCAGAAGATTCAGCAGCAACTGAAAACGATTGTGCTGCCCATTTGTGGCGTTGTGTTCCTGTGCATTGTTGCGTATGTGTTTCTGAAAACGCGCCCGCGGTTCGAGGAGCTGTGAGgttgaagttgttttttttttcgtttacctGATTTGCAATATATATTtcgtgtttttgattttctttataAGAGAGATGCATTTAGTTTTATGTACGATAGGCAGGCACAAAACAATAAAGTGATTAACTGTTCCGATTGAGAGGAATTATATTTACgtaaaattggatttttaatTAGCCTAAAGCAAGTCTGAGAAATCCACGAGGGAATTCGAAACAATCGAGTAAAGAAGAATGGTTAGAGTACGACGAGATATTTATTATAAAGTTGTGATTGTGTTTGTTGTATAAtataaaaagtaatattttaacaaaatttaacattttggccactgTTTAATTAACCATGACTATGAGTGTAACGTTGTTTTAACTCTAGTAGGGACTGCGTTCAAGAACATTAACCATTCGAATGGGTAAGGTTTGTGTTTTAGACTGAAAATCCTGTAATCTATAACTTGTGGGTTTTTTCGTGCTACAGCAAGTGGGGAGTTGGAGAATAACTACTGTTTTAGGGGAGAAAATTTACATACACTATCAGAATCTCCGAGCTTTGCCACCTACATATCTGATCTTTAGCTAAACATTAAGGCCATTTATTTTTCGTGAGACAAACATCTTATCCACACCAAGCCCAAAATATCTCAATGGCACCCCTTTTGTGGCTCTGGTAAACGATTGTTACTTACGATTCGACCAAGCCAGAACAAGAGTGTCATTCAAGTGCTTTGTCTGCAtcgagtttaaaattgattgacAAAGTTTAGAAATTTATAAATCGTTTGCGACGGATCCAATCTAATTCTATCACCTCAAAAGCGGCCCATTCAAATCTTCAAGCTAAACACCATGTTCAAAAACTGCTCGTAGTGGATGGTTATGACGCCGTCCTGATCCGTGTCGTACTGCCGGAAGGACGACGTCAGCGTGTACAAAATTACGCAGCACTGGATAAAATCATCGAACAAAATCGTCCCGTTTCCGTATCGATCAAACTTTCGAATCAGCGTGTCGTAAAGCCCGTCCGACAGGCGATATCCAAAGGCCGTCAGCGCCGCCTTCAGCTCGTTCTTGTCGATGTTTCCCGAGTTGTCCGTGTCGAACGAGCGGAAGCAGTTCTGCCAGTCCGTCACGTACTTCCACAGTGCTCCAAAGTCCTGGAAGTTTACGACGCCGCGGTTCGAGCGATCGAACATCCCAATCATGAGCCGGACCGTTTCCGGGTTGAACGGGTTCCACGTTCCGTTCGAAAGCGCCTGCTGTAGCTCGTCCTGCGATATGAACCCACTTCGGTCGCGATCGACCTTCTGGAAGATGTTCCACAGGAACTGCTGGTCTGGCATGCCGGCCATCTCGTTGTGTGTATTGATAGATGTCTAGCTACAACTAAAGATCgattttcagtaaaaatcaCCACAAAACAAGATCAAAAACCActtacaaacttaaaaaaaatcacaaatttctcAAGATTCGGATGCACTTGTTTTCACAAAACACGAAATAACTTCACTCTTCCGCAACCACTGACGTGCGAATGACTCATTTGACATCCCCAAAAGAACAGCGTGATTGATC from Culex quinquefasciatus strain JHB chromosome 3, VPISU_Cqui_1.0_pri_paternal, whole genome shotgun sequence includes:
- the LOC6040842 gene encoding programmed cell death protein 6, producing the protein MAGMPDQQFLWNIFQKVDRDRSGFISQDELQQALSNGTWNPFNPETVRLMIGMFDRSNRGVVNFQDFGALWKYVTDWQNCFRSFDTDNSGNIDKNELKAALTAFGYRLSDGLYDTLIRKFDRYGNGTILFDDFIQCCVILYTLTSSFRQYDTDQDGVITIHYEQFLNMVFSLKI
- the LOC6040844 gene encoding mitochondrial import inner membrane translocase subunit TIM14 codes for the protein MSLTICQNSLFTSSNLSSQFHNTKFKMSSSIILAGLGLAALGYGGRALMRQMPNAASKMQEALQNLPKFDAESMANSKYYRGGFDAKMNKREASLILGISPSASKIKIKDAHKKIMLLNHPDRGGSPYLAAKINEAKDFMDNAK
- the LOC6040843 gene encoding single-pass membrane and coiled-coil domain-containing protein 4 homolog, which gives rise to MRKLRGGQTRETRKQKQERREENQKIQQQLKTIVLPICGVVFLCIVAYVFLKTRPRFEEL